In Microbacterium sp. SLBN-146, one genomic interval encodes:
- a CDS encoding substrate-binding domain-containing protein — translation MRSHITARSRLVLAGVAAIASIGLLAGCTSGATEEEVVDQGTTSEENAEAGETVVIGFSGPAADHGWLGAINSGALAAAESFDDVELRQAEGTNDANAQIAAVETFINEGVDAIVLLPTDGAALTEVAIKAMEAGIPVVNVDREFSSPFAARATILGDNYGMGVSAGTYFCEQFGDNPDAVIAEIAGIDSLPLTQDRSAGFADALSDCGLEVGPRVAADFTVAGGEAVTSQLLSANPQIDGIWNHDDDQGIGVLAAINAAGRDEFIMMGGAGSRNAMEAIEADDSVLKATVIYPSTQAADGIALARLIAQGKTMSDLITPSVPNRIVLDAPVVTKDNVADFIGLSFDS, via the coding sequence ATGCGCTCACACATCACAGCGCGATCGCGACTCGTCTTGGCGGGCGTCGCGGCAATCGCTTCGATCGGCCTTCTCGCCGGCTGCACCAGTGGTGCGACGGAGGAGGAGGTCGTCGATCAGGGCACGACGAGCGAGGAGAATGCGGAGGCTGGTGAGACGGTCGTCATCGGCTTCTCGGGTCCTGCTGCCGATCATGGTTGGCTCGGTGCGATCAACTCGGGTGCTCTTGCCGCTGCGGAGAGCTTCGACGATGTCGAGCTGCGTCAGGCGGAGGGGACGAACGACGCCAACGCGCAGATCGCCGCGGTGGAGACGTTCATCAACGAGGGCGTGGACGCGATCGTTCTGCTCCCCACTGATGGTGCGGCGCTCACCGAGGTGGCGATCAAGGCGATGGAGGCGGGGATTCCCGTCGTGAACGTCGACCGTGAGTTCTCCAGCCCGTTCGCTGCGCGCGCCACGATCCTCGGTGACAACTACGGCATGGGTGTTTCGGCGGGTACGTATTTCTGCGAGCAGTTCGGTGACAACCCTGACGCGGTCATCGCGGAGATCGCCGGGATCGACTCGCTGCCCCTCACGCAGGACCGTTCGGCGGGCTTCGCGGACGCGCTCAGCGACTGCGGCCTCGAGGTCGGCCCGCGTGTGGCGGCGGACTTCACTGTTGCCGGTGGTGAGGCTGTCACGTCGCAGCTGCTGTCGGCCAACCCGCAGATCGATGGCATCTGGAACCACGACGACGACCAGGGCATCGGTGTGCTGGCTGCGATCAACGCGGCCGGTCGTGACGAGTTCATCATGATGGGCGGCGCGGGGAGCCGTAACGCGATGGAAGCCATCGAGGCCGACGACTCGGTCCTGAAGGCGACCGTCATCTACCCCTCGACGCAGGCCGCTGACGGTATCGCGCTGGCACGCCTCATCGCCCAGGGCAAGACGATGAGCGACCTCATCACCCCGTCGGTCCCGAACCGGATCGTGCTCGACGCTCCCGTCGTCACGAAGGACAACGTCGCCGACTTCATCGGCCTCTCGTTCGATTCCTGA
- a CDS encoding Gfo/Idh/MocA family protein, with protein MIGHGFMGAAHSQGWRVAPRFFELPRPVEMSVVTGRDADKVAACARKWGWDESATDWREVVQRDDIDVVDIVTPGDTHAEIAIAALDAGKHVLCEKPLANTVEEAEAMTAAAERAATRGVRSMVGFTYRRVPATTLARDLIAEGRIGEVRQVRAEYLQDWLMDANAPLTWRMKKEHAGSGALGDIGAHAVDLTEYITGQRVTSVSGIIETIVKERPLLGEGQGLSGTASTERGEVTVDDIALFTGRLTSGALASFEATRFRTGRKNALRIEISGSAGAISFDLERLNELEFYDATLPSTGQGFQRILVTEPDHPYLAPWWPSGHMLGYEHGFSHQVYDFVTAISDGTQPHPSFADGLHVQRVLDAVEKSSEAGSAWTPTGV; from the coding sequence ATGATCGGCCACGGCTTCATGGGCGCAGCCCACTCCCAAGGGTGGCGCGTCGCCCCCCGATTCTTCGAACTTCCGCGCCCCGTCGAGATGAGCGTCGTCACCGGACGCGACGCCGACAAGGTCGCGGCATGCGCACGTAAATGGGGGTGGGACGAGAGCGCGACCGATTGGCGCGAGGTCGTCCAGCGCGACGACATCGACGTCGTCGACATCGTCACCCCGGGTGACACCCACGCCGAGATCGCGATCGCCGCTCTCGACGCGGGCAAGCACGTCCTGTGCGAGAAGCCCCTGGCCAACACCGTCGAAGAGGCGGAGGCGATGACTGCCGCCGCCGAGCGCGCTGCGACCCGCGGCGTCCGTTCCATGGTCGGATTCACGTACCGCCGGGTCCCCGCCACGACGCTCGCCCGCGACCTCATCGCGGAAGGGCGCATCGGCGAGGTGCGCCAGGTCCGCGCGGAGTACCTGCAGGACTGGCTCATGGATGCGAATGCGCCGCTCACGTGGCGCATGAAGAAGGAGCATGCCGGATCGGGTGCCCTCGGTGACATCGGCGCCCACGCCGTAGACCTGACGGAGTACATCACGGGCCAACGCGTGACGTCCGTGTCGGGCATCATCGAGACGATCGTGAAGGAACGCCCGCTCCTCGGCGAGGGGCAGGGTCTCTCGGGCACGGCGTCCACCGAGCGCGGCGAGGTCACGGTCGACGACATCGCCCTCTTCACGGGCCGTCTCACGTCGGGAGCGCTCGCGTCGTTCGAGGCGACCCGCTTCCGCACCGGCCGCAAGAACGCCCTGCGGATCGAGATCTCCGGATCGGCCGGTGCGATCTCGTTCGACCTCGAGCGCCTCAACGAGCTCGAGTTCTATGACGCGACGCTCCCGTCGACGGGTCAGGGCTTCCAGCGCATTCTCGTCACGGAGCCCGACCACCCGTATCTCGCCCCCTGGTGGCCGAGCGGTCATATGCTCGGCTACGAGCACGGGTTCTCGCACCAGGTCTACGACTTCGTCACGGCGATCTCCGACGGCACGCAGCCGCACCCGTCTTTCGCCGACGGACTGCACGTGCAGCGGGTCCTCGACGCGGTCGAGAAGTCGTCCGAGGCGGGAAGCGCCTGGACCCCGACGGGCGTCTGA
- a CDS encoding sugar phosphate isomerase/epimerase → MTRPITLFTGQWADLPFEEVARLAGEWGYDGLEIACWGDHLDPWRWDDDAYVQGKLDVLERNGLKVWTISNHLKGQAVCDDPIDQRHRDILSDHVWGDGDPEGVRQRAAEEMKNTARLAAKLGVKTVTGFTGSSIWKYVAMFPPASQAMVDAGYQDFADRWNPILDVFDEVGVRFAHEVHPSEIAYDYWTTVQTLEAIGHREAFGLNWDPSHMVWQDLDPVGFLWDFQDRIYHVHCKDTKKRLNNGRNGRLSSHLAWADPRRGWDFISTGHGDVPWEDAFRMLNAIGYEGPLSVEWEDAGMDRLVGAPEALAFVRRLSSYKPSEAAFDAAFSTK, encoded by the coding sequence ATGACGCGACCGATCACTCTCTTCACGGGTCAGTGGGCCGATCTGCCGTTCGAAGAGGTCGCTCGGCTGGCAGGCGAATGGGGCTACGACGGCTTGGAGATCGCCTGCTGGGGCGATCACCTCGACCCGTGGCGATGGGACGACGACGCCTACGTCCAGGGCAAGCTCGACGTGCTCGAGCGCAACGGGCTGAAGGTCTGGACGATCTCGAACCACCTCAAGGGTCAGGCGGTGTGCGACGACCCGATCGATCAGCGTCACCGCGACATCCTGTCCGACCACGTGTGGGGCGACGGTGATCCCGAGGGCGTGCGCCAGCGTGCGGCCGAGGAGATGAAGAACACGGCACGCCTCGCCGCCAAGCTCGGTGTCAAGACAGTGACCGGCTTCACGGGCTCGTCGATCTGGAAGTACGTCGCGATGTTCCCGCCCGCATCGCAGGCGATGGTGGATGCCGGTTATCAGGACTTCGCAGACCGGTGGAATCCGATCCTCGACGTCTTCGACGAGGTCGGTGTGCGTTTCGCGCACGAAGTTCACCCGTCGGAGATCGCGTACGACTATTGGACGACGGTGCAGACCCTCGAAGCCATCGGGCACCGGGAGGCGTTCGGACTGAACTGGGATCCGTCGCACATGGTGTGGCAGGACCTCGACCCGGTCGGGTTCCTGTGGGACTTCCAGGACCGGATCTACCACGTCCACTGCAAGGACACGAAGAAGCGCCTGAACAACGGACGCAACGGTCGCCTCTCGTCGCACCTGGCATGGGCCGACCCGCGTCGCGGATGGGACTTCATCTCGACCGGCCACGGCGACGTGCCGTGGGAGGACGCCTTCCGCATGCTCAACGCGATCGGTTATGAAGGTCCCCTCTCGGTCGAGTGGGAAGACGCGGGCATGGACCGTCTCGTCGGCGCTCCCGAGGCGCTCGCGTTCGTGCGGCGGCTCTCGTCGTACAAGCCGTCTGAGGCCGCATTCGACGCCGCCTTCTCGACGAAGTAG
- a CDS encoding DUF2510 domain-containing protein: MTSMPPGWYDDGHGALRWWDGSAWTEHVANPDPTADSDADRDTDVPPELADFAEMADAASPDHQGGAFVAATQPERSKVWIVWVVLGVVLLGIVIAAAVLIPLLFLNLATSSSSPSGVAPQTDDERAAVAVVEQYNDAWLDGDCDEYFAVTSEDMQLFEQIRDCDGFEESSQYFSDSVEDYSLSITGIEDDGASFVIDTLESYDSYIDENGELVEEPTPFADRWTYVVVPSGDGWVIDEVRS; the protein is encoded by the coding sequence ATGACCTCGATGCCGCCCGGATGGTACGACGACGGACACGGTGCCCTCCGGTGGTGGGACGGATCGGCCTGGACGGAGCACGTCGCGAATCCGGATCCCACCGCGGATTCCGATGCTGATCGCGACACCGACGTGCCGCCCGAGCTCGCCGACTTCGCCGAGATGGCGGATGCCGCATCCCCCGATCATCAGGGCGGTGCCTTCGTCGCGGCCACGCAGCCCGAGCGATCCAAGGTGTGGATCGTGTGGGTCGTGCTGGGCGTCGTTCTCCTCGGGATCGTCATCGCCGCCGCGGTTCTCATCCCGCTCCTCTTCCTCAACCTCGCGACGTCGTCGTCATCGCCATCGGGCGTGGCTCCCCAGACCGATGACGAGCGGGCTGCCGTCGCGGTCGTCGAGCAGTACAACGACGCGTGGCTCGACGGCGACTGCGACGAGTACTTCGCCGTCACGAGCGAGGACATGCAGCTGTTCGAGCAGATCCGCGACTGCGACGGCTTCGAGGAGTCCTCGCAGTACTTCAGCGACTCCGTCGAGGACTACAGCCTGTCGATCACCGGTATCGAAGACGACGGTGCATCGTTCGTCATCGACACGCTCGAGAGCTACGACAGCTACATCGATGAGAACGGCGAGCTCGTCGAAGAGCCGACGCCCTTCGCCGACCGATGGACCTATGTCGTGGTCCCGTCCGGCGATGGCTGGGTGATCGACGAGGTCCGTTCGTGA
- a CDS encoding sulfite exporter TauE/SafE family protein codes for MTGAASRSRNAGYVFACIGIGLASGLLSGLFGVGGGTVIVPLLVLILGFDQRLAAGSSLGAIVPTAAIGVISYGVHDSVAWIPGLILAAGAVVGAQIGTWLLPRVPLTVLRWGFVGFLGIVIVSLFVVIPSRDAELVLTWLTGAGLVVLGVVTGILAGLLGVGGGVVVVPVLMLLFGASDLIAKGTSLLMMIPTAISGTIGNVRRRNIDLVAAAIVGGAACTTTALGAWLATLIDPLTGNILFAAFLVVIAVQMAIRAVRGRSR; via the coding sequence GTGACGGGTGCCGCGTCCCGGTCACGCAACGCCGGCTACGTCTTCGCGTGCATCGGGATCGGCTTGGCGTCCGGGTTGCTCTCGGGGCTCTTCGGTGTCGGCGGCGGCACGGTCATCGTGCCGCTCCTCGTCCTCATCCTCGGCTTCGACCAGCGCCTGGCGGCAGGATCGTCGCTGGGGGCGATCGTCCCCACGGCGGCGATCGGTGTCATCTCGTACGGTGTGCACGACTCGGTCGCCTGGATCCCCGGCCTCATCCTCGCCGCCGGCGCGGTCGTGGGTGCGCAGATCGGCACCTGGCTGCTCCCGAGGGTTCCGCTGACGGTGCTGCGATGGGGTTTCGTCGGCTTCCTCGGGATCGTCATCGTGAGCCTCTTCGTCGTCATCCCCTCGCGTGACGCGGAGCTCGTCCTGACGTGGCTCACGGGCGCGGGACTCGTCGTGCTCGGTGTCGTCACGGGTATCCTCGCGGGGCTCCTCGGTGTCGGGGGAGGCGTCGTCGTCGTGCCTGTCCTCATGCTGCTGTTCGGCGCGAGCGACCTGATCGCGAAGGGGACGTCGTTGCTCATGATGATCCCGACCGCCATCTCGGGCACGATCGGCAATGTGCGCCGCCGCAATATCGACCTCGTCGCGGCGGCGATCGTCGGCGGCGCAGCGTGTACGACGACGGCGCTCGGTGCGTGGTTGGCGACACTGATCGACCCCCTCACGGGCAATATCCTCTTCGCCGCCTTCCTCGTCGTGATCGCCGTCCAGATGGCGATCCGTGCCGTGCGCGGACGCTCGCGCTGA
- a CDS encoding MaoC family dehydratase N-terminal domain-containing protein — translation MPVNPELVERDFAPTAPYLVGREKVREFARAVFADDPSHVDPAAAQALGYPDVVAPPTFAMVVQDLTLQQLLAEPDSGIELSRVLHAEQRFTYSRPIVAGDELTAKLAVTGIRTLGANAMVTSDAVVTDAAGAHVVTATSVLLVGGDS, via the coding sequence GTGCCAGTGAACCCCGAACTCGTCGAGCGCGACTTCGCTCCGACGGCGCCGTATCTCGTCGGTCGTGAGAAAGTGCGCGAGTTCGCCCGCGCGGTCTTTGCGGATGACCCGTCCCACGTGGATCCCGCGGCCGCGCAGGCACTCGGATACCCGGACGTCGTCGCCCCGCCCACATTCGCGATGGTCGTCCAGGATCTGACGCTCCAACAGCTGCTGGCGGAGCCGGACTCCGGCATCGAGCTCTCGCGCGTGCTGCACGCCGAGCAGCGCTTCACCTATTCGCGTCCCATCGTCGCGGGCGACGAGCTGACCGCGAAGCTCGCCGTCACCGGCATCCGCACTCTCGGTGCGAACGCGATGGTCACGAGCGATGCCGTCGTGACGGATGCCGCCGGGGCCCACGTCGTCACGGCGACATCGGTTCTCCTCGTCGGAGGCGATTCATGA
- a CDS encoding MaoC/PaaZ C-terminal domain-containing protein: MTTHDVSAVPGAPAVGDVVAERTVHLTRESLVRYAGASGDFNPIHYRDDVAAAVGLPGVLAHGMLTMGLAIGTITPWVGDIARLVDYGVRFTRPVVVDPETGADVTVVAKVGAVDEETMRVDFTVTHSDTTVLGKAQARVRLV; the protein is encoded by the coding sequence ATGACCACGCACGATGTTTCGGCTGTTCCGGGCGCTCCCGCCGTCGGCGATGTCGTCGCCGAGCGCACCGTCCACCTGACGCGCGAGTCGCTCGTTCGGTACGCGGGAGCATCGGGAGACTTCAATCCCATCCACTATCGCGACGACGTCGCGGCGGCGGTCGGTCTTCCGGGTGTGCTCGCCCACGGCATGCTCACGATGGGGCTCGCGATCGGCACGATCACGCCGTGGGTCGGCGACATCGCGCGACTGGTCGACTACGGCGTGCGCTTCACGCGACCCGTCGTCGTCGATCCGGAAACGGGCGCCGATGTCACCGTCGTCGCCAAGGTCGGTGCCGTGGACGAAGAGACGATGCGCGTCGATTTCACGGTGACCCATTCGGACACGACGGTTCTCGGCAAGGCGCAGGCGCGCGTACGTCTCGTATGA
- a CDS encoding UDP-N-acetylmuramate dehydrogenase, with product MLEVEPVALAQLTTLRTGGVPDRMIEARTSDDLVKALRDVWGSGDAWLVLGGGSNLFAGDDPFEGVVVRILTSGIERLPSPRAGFVRVRVQAGHDWDALVAYAVEEGLAGIEAMSGIPGTVGAAPVQNVGAYGQEIIQTLVEVELIDESDGEVRTVSAAELALGFRTSALKRHYGSVPERSAVILSVTLELAEVGDAPRPIAGAQLRSALGLAESDAVTVAWIRDHVLATRARKGMVLDPDDPDTYSAGSFFQNAIVSSSFAASLPAECPRWPVAPDLDTVLVFPLSTFDGYVPAPVEQETSVKVSAAWLIEHAGLRKGFRLPRSRSALSTKHALALTNRGGATAAEIAELARFIQGRVQAEFGLILQPEPVLVNVEL from the coding sequence ATGCTCGAGGTCGAGCCTGTCGCGCTCGCTCAGCTCACGACGCTGAGAACCGGCGGCGTCCCCGACCGCATGATCGAGGCCCGCACGTCGGACGACCTCGTGAAGGCTCTCCGCGACGTGTGGGGGAGCGGTGACGCTTGGCTCGTCCTGGGCGGCGGGTCGAACCTCTTCGCCGGCGACGACCCCTTCGAGGGGGTCGTCGTGCGGATCCTCACGTCGGGCATCGAACGGCTGCCGTCGCCGCGCGCGGGCTTCGTGCGCGTGCGGGTTCAGGCGGGGCACGACTGGGACGCGCTCGTCGCGTACGCCGTCGAAGAGGGGCTCGCGGGAATCGAGGCCATGTCGGGCATCCCCGGCACGGTGGGCGCCGCCCCCGTGCAGAACGTCGGCGCGTACGGGCAGGAGATCATCCAGACGCTCGTCGAAGTCGAGCTGATCGACGAGTCCGACGGCGAAGTGCGCACTGTTTCGGCCGCGGAGCTCGCGCTGGGCTTCCGCACCTCCGCGCTCAAGCGGCATTACGGATCCGTTCCGGAGCGTTCGGCCGTCATCCTCTCGGTGACGCTCGAGCTGGCCGAGGTGGGGGATGCTCCGCGCCCCATCGCCGGTGCGCAGCTCCGCTCGGCCCTCGGGCTGGCGGAGAGCGATGCCGTCACGGTGGCCTGGATCCGCGATCACGTGCTCGCGACGCGTGCGCGAAAAGGGATGGTGCTCGATCCCGACGACCCCGACACGTACAGCGCCGGCTCGTTCTTCCAGAACGCGATCGTCTCCTCATCGTTCGCGGCATCCCTCCCTGCGGAGTGTCCGCGATGGCCTGTCGCGCCCGATCTCGATACCGTGCTGGTCTTCCCGCTCTCGACGTTCGACGGCTATGTTCCCGCGCCCGTCGAGCAGGAGACGTCGGTCAAGGTGAGCGCCGCGTGGCTCATCGAGCACGCGGGGCTGCGCAAGGGGTTCCGCCTTCCACGCTCGAGGTCGGCGCTGTCGACCAAGCACGCGCTGGCTCTGACGAACCGCGGCGGTGCCACGGCGGCCGAGATCGCCGAACTGGCTCGTTTCATCCAGGGGCGTGTGCAGGCGGAATTCGGGCTCATCCTGCAGCCCGAGCCTGTCCTGGTCAACGTCGAGCTGTGA
- a CDS encoding HNH endonuclease signature motif containing protein has translation MSHNLTTDEGWTNALDDLVTGMIETRRQIAAFEARQERLLSEAVDLTIARTAQARAAGRRMTRGDLAIREVAAELGAAMRVSDRTVQSRMGDAASLTSRFQATLCAWEDGRISAAHARIILDIGAAISDDAVFAQFEATALGIAETEAPARLRALARAVAARLDPEETADRQRRALDDRLVRLIDLDDGLARIIADQPAPLAYAIFDRLTQLAREVRGASDAEPGLDDAEGAAAGAEDAGAGTTAECARGDAAEPAFVTGPTKLRQEGSDAGHDLGVPDSQSAIADTRTIDQLRADVFADLLLAGAPAAHGDGALGAVTGHVQVTVPVLTAAGVGTEPCLLAGYGPIETTLALRLAGKASGWDRVLTHPHTGAVLAVDRYRPDESLRRHLRARDEHCRMPGCRRSARRSDIDHTKDAAKGGPTSETNLAHFCRRHHTLKHHTAWRVRQRPGGIIEWISPTSRTYRDRPPSTVRFVPTDWHAVAVDNSDDMQNSRARAPF, from the coding sequence ATGAGCCACAATCTGACCACCGACGAGGGGTGGACGAACGCGCTCGATGACCTCGTCACGGGGATGATCGAGACACGGCGGCAGATCGCGGCTTTCGAAGCGCGACAGGAGCGCCTCCTGTCGGAGGCTGTCGACCTCACGATCGCTCGGACCGCACAGGCGCGGGCGGCGGGGCGACGAATGACGCGCGGCGACCTCGCGATTCGAGAGGTCGCCGCCGAACTCGGCGCCGCGATGCGTGTGTCCGACCGTACGGTGCAGTCACGCATGGGCGATGCCGCGAGTCTGACGTCCCGCTTCCAGGCGACTCTGTGCGCGTGGGAAGACGGGCGGATCTCCGCGGCGCACGCGCGCATCATCCTCGACATCGGTGCCGCGATCTCCGACGATGCTGTCTTCGCTCAGTTCGAAGCGACGGCGCTCGGTATTGCAGAAACCGAAGCCCCCGCACGTCTTCGGGCGCTCGCTCGTGCCGTCGCAGCGCGGCTCGATCCGGAAGAGACGGCCGACCGCCAACGCCGCGCCCTCGACGACCGGCTCGTCCGACTGATCGATCTCGACGACGGTCTCGCTCGGATCATCGCCGATCAGCCGGCACCGCTCGCGTACGCGATCTTCGACCGCCTAACGCAGTTGGCGCGCGAGGTGCGTGGAGCGTCGGACGCCGAGCCTGGGCTCGACGACGCGGAGGGTGCGGCCGCGGGTGCAGAGGATGCGGGCGCGGGCACGACCGCGGAGTGCGCGCGCGGCGATGCGGCGGAACCCGCGTTCGTGACGGGACCGACGAAGCTGCGACAGGAAGGAAGCGACGCCGGCCACGACCTGGGCGTTCCCGATTCGCAGTCCGCCATCGCCGATACGCGCACGATCGACCAGCTGCGCGCCGACGTGTTCGCCGACCTGCTTCTTGCGGGAGCGCCCGCCGCGCATGGGGACGGCGCGCTCGGGGCCGTCACGGGGCACGTGCAGGTCACGGTGCCCGTGCTCACGGCCGCCGGTGTCGGCACGGAACCTTGCCTGCTCGCAGGATACGGTCCGATCGAAACGACGCTGGCTCTCCGGCTCGCGGGCAAGGCGTCGGGTTGGGATCGCGTCCTGACTCACCCGCACACGGGTGCTGTGCTCGCGGTCGACCGCTACCGTCCCGACGAGAGCCTTCGGCGCCACTTGCGCGCACGTGACGAACACTGTCGCATGCCCGGATGCCGCCGGTCCGCGAGGCGTTCCGACATCGATCACACGAAGGATGCCGCGAAGGGCGGCCCGACGAGCGAGACGAATCTTGCCCACTTCTGTCGTCGACACCACACGCTGAAACACCACACGGCGTGGCGGGTGCGACAACGACCGGGAGGAATCATCGAGTGGATCTCGCCGACGTCACGCACCTACCGTGATCGACCACCGAGCACCGTGAGGTTCGTGCCGACCGACTGGCACGCCGTCGCTGTCGACAACTCAGACGATATGCAGAACAGTCGCGCCCGCGCGCCGTTCTGA
- a CDS encoding pyridoxal phosphate-dependent aminotransferase, with protein MTERAPLSRKLSSIAESATLKVDAKAKALQAAGRPVISYAAGEPDFATPQFIVDAAAEALHDPANYRYTPAVGLPVLREAIAAKTLRDSGLEVSASQVVVTNGGKQAVYQAFQTVLNPGDEVLLPAPYWTTYPEAIALADGVPVEVFAGADQDYKVTVEQLEQARTDRTTALVFVSPSNPTGSVYTPEETQAIGEWAVEHGIWIISDEIYQNLVYGGARAVSIVEAVPDAANQTILVNGVAKTYAMTGWRVGWMVGPADAIKLAANLQSHLSSNVNNIAQRAALAALTGPQTEAEEFRQAFDRRRQVIVAELSKIAGVTVPDPLGAFYAYPDVQGLLGREWRGKRIETSLELADLILDEAEVAVVPGEAFGPSGYLRLSYALGDDALLEGVRRLQDLFSD; from the coding sequence GTGACCGAACGCGCCCCTCTATCCCGCAAGCTCAGCTCCATCGCCGAATCGGCGACCCTCAAGGTCGACGCCAAGGCGAAGGCCCTCCAAGCCGCCGGCCGGCCCGTCATCTCGTATGCCGCCGGCGAGCCCGACTTCGCGACACCGCAGTTCATCGTCGACGCGGCAGCAGAAGCCCTGCACGATCCGGCGAACTACCGCTACACACCAGCGGTCGGCCTGCCCGTCCTCCGGGAGGCGATCGCCGCCAAGACGCTGCGCGACTCCGGGCTCGAGGTGTCCGCCTCGCAGGTCGTCGTGACCAACGGGGGAAAGCAGGCGGTCTACCAGGCATTCCAGACAGTCCTGAACCCCGGCGACGAAGTGCTCCTCCCGGCCCCGTACTGGACGACGTATCCCGAAGCGATCGCGCTCGCCGACGGTGTTCCCGTCGAAGTGTTCGCGGGGGCCGATCAGGACTACAAGGTCACGGTCGAGCAGCTCGAACAGGCGCGGACGGACCGAACGACGGCTCTCGTCTTCGTGTCTCCGTCAAACCCCACGGGCTCGGTCTACACGCCCGAAGAGACGCAGGCCATCGGAGAGTGGGCGGTCGAGCACGGGATCTGGATCATCTCGGACGAGATCTACCAGAACCTCGTCTACGGTGGCGCACGCGCCGTGTCGATCGTCGAGGCCGTTCCGGATGCCGCGAACCAGACGATCCTCGTCAACGGCGTCGCCAAGACGTATGCCATGACGGGCTGGCGCGTGGGCTGGATGGTCGGACCCGCCGACGCGATCAAGCTCGCGGCGAACCTCCAGTCGCACCTCTCGTCGAACGTCAACAACATCGCTCAGCGCGCCGCGCTCGCGGCGTTGACGGGACCCCAGACCGAGGCGGAGGAGTTCCGGCAGGCCTTCGACCGACGGCGCCAGGTGATCGTCGCGGAGCTGTCGAAGATCGCGGGAGTCACGGTTCCCGATCCGCTGGGCGCGTTCTACGCCTACCCCGACGTTCAGGGCCTCTTGGGGCGCGAGTGGCGCGGGAAGCGGATCGAGACCTCGCTCGAGCTCGCGGACCTCATCCTCGACGAGGCGGAAGTCGCCGTCGTGCCGGGCGAGGCGTTCGGGCCTTCCGGATATCTCCGGCTCTCTTACGCCCTGGGCGACGACGCGCTGCTCGAGGGTGTGCGCCGCCTGCAGGATCTGTTCTCAGACTGA
- a CDS encoding ABC transporter ATP-binding protein: protein MESTAVRVKNLRKTYGDRAVVDDVSFDIARGETFALLGPNGAGKSTTVEILEGYRRRTGGEVSVLGVDPQTGGLDWKARLGIVLQSAGQAGLVTVREQLTLFAGFYPRPRDVEEVIAAVGLQDQAKTRIAKLSGGQQRRVDVALGIIGRPELLFLDEPTTGFDPHARREFWDLIRRLQTEGTTILLTTHYLDEAAQLADRVAVISSGRLQAMGPVDGFGDPESRIPIVRWREDGMLREERTDEPFAFAQALARRLGEAPPSLEIVRPSLEDIYLALVGEEAVS, encoded by the coding sequence ATGGAATCGACTGCGGTGCGCGTGAAGAACCTGCGCAAGACGTACGGTGATCGCGCGGTCGTGGACGACGTGTCGTTCGACATCGCCCGAGGAGAGACGTTCGCTCTGCTGGGGCCGAACGGTGCGGGGAAATCGACGACGGTCGAGATCCTCGAGGGCTACCGGAGACGCACGGGTGGCGAGGTGTCCGTCCTCGGTGTCGATCCGCAGACGGGCGGGCTGGACTGGAAGGCGCGGCTGGGCATCGTGCTCCAGTCGGCAGGGCAGGCGGGGCTCGTCACGGTCAGAGAGCAGCTCACCCTCTTCGCCGGCTTCTATCCGCGCCCGCGCGACGTCGAAGAGGTGATCGCCGCGGTCGGACTGCAGGACCAGGCGAAGACGCGCATCGCCAAGCTCTCCGGTGGGCAGCAGCGTCGCGTCGACGTCGCACTCGGGATCATCGGCCGCCCGGAGCTGCTGTTCCTCGATGAGCCGACGACGGGATTCGACCCGCACGCGCGCCGCGAGTTCTGGGACCTCATCCGTCGACTCCAGACGGAGGGCACGACGATCCTCCTCACGACCCACTATCTCGATGAGGCGGCGCAGCTCGCCGATCGTGTCGCCGTCATCTCCTCGGGGCGCCTGCAGGCCATGGGTCCCGTCGACGGGTTCGGTGATCCCGAGTCGCGGATCCCGATCGTGCGGTGGCGCGAAGACGGGATGCTGCGCGAGGAGCGCACCGACGAACCGTTCGCGTTCGCGCAGGCTCTCGCCCGACGGTTGGGGGAAGCTCCGCCGTCGCTGGAGATCGTTCGCCCGAGTCTCGAGGACATCTATCTCGCGCTCGTGGGCGAGGAGGCGGTTTCATGA